GGCGAGTCGATGTTTTCTTTCGTGACATAAACTACACCGGTGTCGATAACTTTTTCGACTTTTTCGCCTTTGATGATTTTGCCGATAGTATCAACGCCTTTGTAACCCATTTGGTATGAAGATTGCACCACGATACCGTCTAAGGTTCCATCACGGACGAAGTTTTGGAGGTCTGAGTTACCATCAAAACCAACGGCAACGATTTTACCTGCGAAGCCTTTTTGTTTCACTGCACGAGCCATACCCACTGCGGTTGGTTCGTTTGCACCGAAGATCGCTGCGATATCAGGGTTAGAACCTAAAACGTCTTCAGTTTGGTTCAATGCGGTAACCATTTCTGAATTTGAGTAGTATGGACCGACAATTTTGTAATCTGCTTTAGATTTCACTTCATCAATGAAGCCGCCTGTACGTTCAATCGCAGAAGCTGCCCCTTGCGTGAATGACATCACAGCCACTTTACCGCCTTTCACTTTGGCTAATAATTTTTCAGCGGCTAATTTACCTGCTGCACGGTTATCGGTTGCAAGGAATGATTGATAGTATTTACCATCGCTGTTTAAGCCTGAGTCGATTAATACCACCGGAATACCGCTTTCATAGGCTTTTTTCACTGCCGGTACGAGTGCCACAGGGTCAGAAGCTGCAAGGACGATACCTGCAACACCACGGTTTACGGCGTTGTCCACCATATTAACTTGAGCGTCAATAGAGGTTTCAGCTTCAGGG
This genomic window from Actinobacillus porcitonsillarum contains:
- a CDS encoding ABC transporter substrate-binding protein, with protein sequence MKKLAIVTATVLGLSTLFAGSAWAKSDEIAVIVKSANSTFWQNVRKGAETAGADLGGKYKVTFQGPEAETSIDAQVNMVDNAVNRGVAGIVLAASDPVALVPAVKKAYESGIPVVLIDSGLNSDGKYYQSFLATDNRAAGKLAAEKLLAKVKGGKVAVMSFTQGAASAIERTGGFIDEVKSKADYKIVGPYYSNSEMVTALNQTEDVLGSNPDIAAIFGANEPTAVGMARAVKQKGFAGKIVAVGFDGNSDLQNFVRDGTLDGIVVQSSYQMGYKGVDTIGKIIKGEKVEKVIDTGVVYVTKENIDSPEAKAVLY